A genome region from Maridesulfovibrio salexigens DSM 2638 includes the following:
- a CDS encoding BPL-N domain-containing protein, with the protein MSSIYILWDDSHIWGLLVKRALEAWNIDHELVRGHQIAQGLLSGKPPAALIVPGGWAKGKAKHLGGPGIVEIQKYVGEGGNYLGFCGGAGLGLSGAGGLCLSCWQRKGFENRLHHFLSGHINVKLDQSNPLVPDSLGESALIPVWWPGQFSPNKCDSTTALGRYREPGNDFWVADLRISSLPEGTLNDWHNMYGISLLPEFLHDRPAVVCGQTGKGQFILSYPHLETPASAEANIWLSHILDCMLGQETQDRPTLPAWELADTPTNWEDPDLVSVRKSLEQIIATGQGHFLLFWRNPWLLGWRRGIPGAALNSLYALICKVTSMEPNDASIEKWNSCKGEFMKYMSIFEEGVTGYLLAERFAMTMRTLEPHSIFPKALREQRNGLFGPPPGAGGIYAKLLSILEELVWTMHKAK; encoded by the coding sequence ATGTCAAGTATCTATATATTATGGGACGACTCCCACATCTGGGGGCTGCTGGTTAAAAGAGCCCTTGAAGCATGGAACATCGACCACGAACTTGTGCGTGGGCATCAAATAGCGCAAGGACTGCTTTCAGGCAAGCCTCCAGCAGCACTTATCGTCCCCGGCGGATGGGCCAAGGGCAAGGCAAAGCACCTCGGCGGGCCGGGTATAGTTGAAATCCAGAAATATGTAGGTGAAGGTGGCAACTACCTCGGTTTTTGCGGCGGTGCCGGACTGGGCCTTTCCGGGGCTGGAGGTCTGTGCTTAAGCTGCTGGCAACGCAAGGGTTTTGAAAACAGGCTGCATCATTTTTTAAGCGGACATATCAATGTAAAACTTGACCAATCCAATCCGCTGGTTCCGGACAGTCTCGGTGAAAGCGCACTGATTCCGGTCTGGTGGCCGGGACAGTTTTCCCCGAACAAATGCGATTCCACAACCGCCCTTGGCCGCTATCGCGAACCGGGCAATGACTTCTGGGTGGCAGACCTGCGGATCAGCTCACTGCCGGAAGGAACTCTCAACGACTGGCATAATATGTACGGCATCTCCCTGCTACCGGAGTTTCTGCATGACCGTCCGGCAGTTGTCTGTGGACAGACCGGAAAGGGCCAGTTTATTTTAAGTTACCCGCACCTTGAAACCCCTGCATCCGCAGAGGCGAATATCTGGCTGTCGCACATCCTTGACTGCATGCTGGGGCAGGAGACTCAGGACCGCCCCACTCTTCCGGCTTGGGAACTGGCTGACACACCAACTAATTGGGAAGACCCGGACCTTGTTTCCGTACGCAAATCTTTGGAACAGATCATCGCCACCGGGCAAGGACACTTTCTGCTCTTCTGGCGCAACCCCTGGTTGCTTGGCTGGAGAAGAGGCATTCCCGGAGCAGCATTAAACAGCCTTTATGCGCTTATCTGCAAAGTAACTTCTATGGAGCCCAATGATGCTTCAATTGAGAAGTGGAACTCATGCAAAGGTGAATTCATGAAGTACATGTCCATCTTTGAAGAAGGCGTTACCGGGTACCTGCTTGCGGAACGTTTTGCCATGACCATGCGCACTCTTGAACCGCACTCAATCTTTCCAAAAGCTTTGCGGGAGCAACGCAACGGGCTGTTCGGACCTCCTCCCGG
- a CDS encoding valine--tRNA ligase — MAESNLPKGYEPWDVEKKWLDHWEENKTFTPDPEADGDPYSIVIPPPNVTGVLHMGHALNITLQDILCRYQRQQGKNVLWVPGTDHAGIATQNVVERQLKTEGKTRDDLGREKFIERVWEWKEEKGGHILKQIRRMGASVDWDRECFTFDDQRAKAVRKVFVQLYEEGLIYKGNYIINWCNRCHTALADDEVEHSPKPGHFYNIKYKLSDGSGELIIATTRPETMLGDTAICVNPEDDRFKHLIGKTAILPLVGRELPIIGDSYVDMEFGTGALKVTPAHDMNDWELGRKHNLEVLSVFDEDGNINENAPEKYQGMFKDDLRKVIVEDLKAEGYLISIDDHEHSVGECYRCKSVIEPHVSEQWFVAMKPLAEKARAAVPSETKIFPSNWEKVYYEWLDNIRDWCISRQIWWGHRIPAWTCEDCGELIVANEDPTKCTKCGSSKLIQEEDVLDTWFSSALWPFSTLGWPDETPELAKYYPTSVLITGFDILFFWVARMMMMGIHFQDQIPFHHVYIHALVRDEHGKKMSKSTGNVIDPLEMSDKYGTDALRFTLTSFAAMGRDIKLSEQRIEGYRHFVNKIWNSARFALMNLDGKKPEAALEDASGLANEWILHRLEEVKDTMREAVESYRFNEVAQTMYKFIWNEFCDWYLEMIKPDLYSDDETRKGATLKVLWTVLSETMVLLHPVMPFVTQEVWSVLPGIENGDIATEAFPEKRDNCRNAAAVEQMELFQGIVSAVRNIRTELLIAPSKKLELIVRTANEETTALINDNAELIKALARLDSVTAGPDAEGPSASGTAVVQGNELFVPLAGAVDFESELARLDKEFAKLDKDLVVIEKKLSNKGFVSNAPAAVVEKEKAKLEEINDKKAKLTELKDRLVSVME, encoded by the coding sequence ATGGCGGAATCAAACCTCCCCAAAGGTTACGAACCTTGGGATGTAGAAAAAAAGTGGCTTGACCACTGGGAAGAAAACAAGACCTTCACCCCTGATCCCGAAGCTGACGGCGATCCTTACTCCATTGTTATTCCGCCGCCAAACGTCACCGGTGTGTTGCACATGGGCCACGCACTGAACATTACCCTTCAGGATATCCTCTGCCGCTACCAGCGTCAGCAGGGTAAGAACGTTCTCTGGGTTCCGGGCACCGACCACGCAGGTATCGCCACCCAGAACGTTGTTGAGCGCCAGCTCAAGACCGAAGGCAAGACCCGTGACGATCTCGGCCGTGAGAAATTCATCGAGCGCGTTTGGGAATGGAAGGAAGAAAAAGGCGGTCATATCCTAAAGCAGATCCGTCGCATGGGCGCATCCGTTGACTGGGACCGCGAATGCTTCACCTTTGACGATCAGCGCGCCAAGGCTGTTCGCAAGGTTTTCGTACAGCTTTACGAAGAAGGCCTCATCTACAAAGGCAACTACATCATCAACTGGTGTAACCGCTGCCATACTGCTCTTGCTGATGATGAAGTAGAGCATTCACCTAAACCGGGCCATTTCTACAACATCAAGTACAAACTTTCCGACGGTTCCGGCGAACTGATCATCGCCACCACCCGTCCCGAAACCATGCTCGGCGATACCGCTATCTGCGTTAACCCCGAAGATGACCGCTTCAAGCACCTTATCGGCAAGACCGCTATCCTGCCCCTCGTAGGCCGCGAACTGCCCATCATCGGCGATTCCTACGTAGATATGGAGTTCGGTACCGGTGCCCTGAAAGTTACTCCTGCTCATGACATGAATGACTGGGAACTGGGCCGCAAGCACAACCTCGAAGTTCTTTCTGTTTTCGATGAAGACGGCAACATCAATGAAAATGCTCCTGAAAAATATCAGGGCATGTTCAAAGATGATCTTCGTAAGGTAATCGTTGAGGACCTCAAAGCTGAAGGCTACCTCATCTCCATAGACGACCACGAGCACTCTGTCGGTGAATGCTATCGTTGTAAGTCCGTCATCGAACCTCATGTTTCCGAGCAGTGGTTTGTTGCCATGAAGCCTCTGGCTGAAAAAGCACGTGCCGCTGTTCCTTCAGAGACCAAGATTTTCCCCTCCAACTGGGAAAAGGTCTACTACGAGTGGCTGGACAACATCCGCGACTGGTGTATTTCCCGTCAGATCTGGTGGGGACACCGTATCCCGGCATGGACCTGTGAAGATTGCGGCGAACTCATTGTTGCCAATGAAGATCCCACTAAGTGCACCAAATGCGGTTCTTCCAAGCTCATTCAGGAAGAAGACGTACTCGATACCTGGTTCTCTTCCGCTCTTTGGCCTTTCTCTACTCTGGGCTGGCCTGATGAGACCCCGGAACTGGCAAAATACTATCCCACATCCGTGCTGATTACCGGATTTGACATCCTGTTCTTCTGGGTCGCACGTATGATGATGATGGGTATCCATTTTCAGGATCAGATTCCGTTCCACCATGTTTACATCCACGCTCTTGTTCGTGATGAACATGGTAAGAAGATGTCCAAATCCACCGGTAACGTTATCGATCCGCTGGAAATGTCCGACAAGTACGGTACTGACGCACTGCGTTTTACCCTGACTTCTTTCGCCGCCATGGGCCGCGATATCAAGCTTTCCGAGCAGCGCATTGAAGGCTACCGCCACTTTGTAAACAAGATTTGGAACTCCGCACGTTTCGCGCTCATGAACCTCGATGGCAAGAAGCCCGAAGCAGCTCTCGAAGATGCGTCCGGCCTCGCTAACGAGTGGATTCTGCACCGCCTTGAAGAAGTGAAGGATACCATGCGTGAAGCAGTGGAATCCTACCGCTTCAACGAAGTTGCCCAGACCATGTACAAGTTCATCTGGAACGAGTTCTGCGACTGGTATCTCGAAATGATCAAGCCGGACCTCTACAGCGATGACGAAACCCGCAAGGGCGCAACCCTGAAAGTTCTCTGGACAGTGCTTTCCGAGACCATGGTCCTGCTGCACCCGGTAATGCCTTTCGTAACTCAGGAAGTTTGGTCCGTACTGCCCGGTATTGAAAACGGCGACATTGCCACCGAAGCATTCCCCGAAAAGCGTGACAACTGCCGCAACGCAGCAGCTGTTGAGCAGATGGAGCTTTTCCAAGGCATCGTTTCCGCTGTTCGTAACATCCGTACCGAGCTGCTCATCGCTCCTTCCAAGAAGCTTGAGCTCATCGTGCGTACCGCAAACGAGGAAACCACCGCGCTGATCAATGACAACGCAGAGCTGATCAAGGCACTTGCCCGTCTGGACTCCGTAACCGCAGGTCCTGACGCAGAAGGTCCCAGCGCTTCCGGTACCGCAGTTGTACAGGGTAACGAACTCTTCGTACCGCTGGCAGGCGCAGTTGACTTCGAGTCCGAGCTTGCACGTCTTGATAAAGAGTTCGCCAAGCTGGACAAAGATCTCGTTGTGATAGAAAAGAAACTCTCCAACAAAGGTTTTGTCAGCAACGCTCCCGCAGCAGTTGTTGAGAAGGAAAAAGCCAAGTTGGAAGAGATCAATGATAAGAAAGCAAAGCTGACCGAGCTGAAAGACAGATTAGTCAGTGTAATGGAATAG
- the cobA gene encoding uroporphyrinogen-III C-methyltransferase, which translates to MGLVYLIGAGPGDPGLLTVKAKEVLETADVLIYDYLANIEFLNYCKADCEILYVGKKGGDHTLPQDKINELIVEKAQEGKVIARLKGGDPYVFGRGGEEAEELVEAGIDFEVIPGITAGVAAPAYAGIPVTHRDFTTSVCFITGHEDPTKEKSGHNWAVYAKSTSTLVFYMGVKNLPMIAENLIKNGRDPETPVALVRWGTRCNQQSFVSTLENVAEEAKERKFKAPSIIVVGGVCSLHDKLAWFEKKPLLGKGVVVTRAREQASGLVSTLGKLGACVFEFPTINIEPVADYADVQAEIKALSNWDWLIFTSVNGVKHFFSQMDEAGLDARAFAGLEIAAIGPATADALVERGIRPDFVPEKYVAEGVVAGLLEKGIKGKKVLIPRAKIAREVLPEELRKAGAEVKILPVYETGLSENDPGPIAEALEAGKIDYLTFTSSSTVENFFNLIEPEVFHKYKDSVKIACIGPITAKTLEGFGYEPDIQPEDYTIPALVDVLVQEVSE; encoded by the coding sequence ATGGGTTTGGTTTATCTTATTGGAGCTGGTCCCGGTGATCCCGGTCTGCTGACTGTTAAAGCTAAAGAAGTGCTGGAAACTGCAGATGTGCTCATCTACGACTATCTGGCAAACATCGAATTTCTTAACTACTGCAAAGCTGATTGCGAAATCCTTTACGTAGGTAAAAAAGGCGGCGACCACACCCTGCCGCAGGATAAAATCAACGAACTCATCGTTGAAAAAGCGCAGGAAGGCAAAGTCATTGCCCGTCTTAAAGGCGGCGATCCTTATGTTTTCGGTCGCGGCGGCGAAGAAGCTGAAGAACTGGTTGAAGCCGGAATCGACTTTGAAGTCATCCCCGGTATCACCGCAGGTGTTGCCGCTCCCGCTTATGCCGGTATCCCGGTAACTCACCGTGATTTTACCACTTCCGTATGCTTCATCACCGGACACGAAGATCCTACCAAGGAAAAGTCCGGTCATAACTGGGCAGTGTATGCCAAATCCACCAGTACTCTCGTTTTCTACATGGGCGTGAAGAACCTGCCCATGATCGCCGAGAATCTGATCAAGAACGGTCGCGATCCTGAGACCCCTGTTGCTCTTGTACGCTGGGGAACCCGCTGCAACCAGCAGTCTTTCGTATCTACCCTTGAAAACGTTGCCGAGGAAGCAAAAGAGCGTAAGTTCAAGGCTCCCTCCATCATCGTTGTCGGCGGTGTGTGCTCCCTGCATGACAAGCTGGCATGGTTCGAGAAAAAGCCTCTGCTCGGTAAAGGTGTTGTGGTTACCCGTGCCCGTGAACAGGCCAGCGGTCTTGTTTCCACTCTCGGCAAGCTTGGTGCCTGCGTATTCGAATTCCCGACCATCAACATTGAGCCTGTAGCTGATTACGCTGACGTTCAGGCTGAGATCAAAGCTCTTTCCAACTGGGATTGGCTGATCTTTACTTCCGTGAACGGCGTTAAACATTTTTTCAGCCAGATGGACGAAGCCGGTCTCGATGCCCGCGCATTTGCCGGACTCGAAATCGCTGCCATCGGCCCCGCAACTGCTGATGCACTGGTAGAAAGAGGCATCCGTCCTGATTTCGTACCTGAAAAGTACGTTGCAGAAGGCGTTGTTGCCGGACTGCTCGAAAAGGGCATCAAAGGCAAAAAGGTACTCATTCCCCGCGCCAAGATCGCCCGTGAAGTGCTGCCCGAAGAGCTGCGCAAGGCCGGAGCAGAAGTTAAAATCCTGCCCGTCTACGAAACCGGACTTTCCGAGAACGATCCCGGCCCCATCGCCGAGGCCCTCGAAGCCGGAAAGATCGATTACCTGACCTTCACCAGTTCCAGCACTGTTGAGAACTTCTTCAATCTCATTGAGCCGGAAGTTTTCCACAAGTACAAAGACAGCGTGAAAATCGCTTGCATCGGGCCCATCACCGCCAAGACCCTCGAAGGGTTCGGTTATGAGCCGGATATACAGCCTGAAGATTACACCATCCCCGCACTGGTAGATGTTCTGGTGCAGGAAGTTTCCGAGTAA
- the purN gene encoding phosphoribosylglycinamide formyltransferase, protein MSLPIAVLISGGGSNLQSIIEKMEDNILDVDIRMVLSNKADAYGLKRAEAYGIPTAALSHKDFSSREEFDTEMVRILKEAGVEAVVMAGFMRIITPVFLNAFPGKIINIHPAILPSFPGVDGQGDAAKYGVRLAGCTVHFVDEKMDHGAVIIQAAVPAYPGEDEDDLRKRILKQEHRILPQATQWLAQGRLSMEDRFVKLVEADVELAERDTMSLVNPPLEKGF, encoded by the coding sequence ATGAGTCTTCCTATTGCAGTCCTTATTTCTGGTGGCGGATCGAATTTACAATCCATTATTGAAAAGATGGAAGACAACATTCTTGATGTGGACATCAGAATGGTTCTTTCCAATAAAGCGGATGCCTACGGCCTGAAACGTGCCGAAGCTTATGGCATCCCTACTGCTGCCTTGAGTCATAAGGATTTCAGTTCCCGTGAGGAATTCGATACTGAGATGGTGCGAATTCTCAAAGAGGCCGGAGTCGAAGCCGTGGTTATGGCGGGCTTCATGCGCATCATTACTCCGGTATTTTTGAATGCATTCCCCGGTAAAATTATCAATATCCATCCGGCAATTCTGCCCAGCTTTCCCGGTGTGGACGGGCAGGGTGATGCCGCAAAATACGGCGTGCGATTGGCGGGCTGTACTGTTCATTTTGTGGATGAAAAAATGGACCACGGTGCTGTGATCATTCAGGCTGCGGTCCCTGCTTATCCCGGTGAAGATGAAGACGATCTGCGTAAGCGTATTCTTAAGCAGGAACACCGTATCCTTCCTCAGGCCACTCAGTGGCTGGCACAAGGACGTCTTTCTATGGAGGACCGTTTTGTAAAGCTGGTAGAAGCTGATGTGGAGCTGGCGGAGCGGGATACAATGAGTCTGGTTAACCCGCCGTTGGAGAAGGGTTTTTAG
- a CDS encoding phosphotransferase, translating into MIDALSPWGLETLERHNDKNIPGSPERAVSRSVIEDSENRLWLMERIAGTQVEKRTAIAENLLTLQKSGMDWLLPYQETKDGQVIAEVMGFPWQLSPFYDSDELPRPEYVFDAERGAELAKFITQLREHTKGKEMKGKDQSFALINYARELAETVKDREPTIYKRLEPICARLFPKMEDFPKLPKAFCHGDFHPLNVLWKGKTIGAVIDWEFSGMRPEIYDVANMIGCVAFENPGALSEGLIPAFMDGLYDNTDISDDSYESLPAYIPSLRFAWLSEWLRKKDSEMIEMELEFMELLLAVMG; encoded by the coding sequence ATGATCGACGCCCTATCCCCTTGGGGTCTTGAAACCCTTGAAAGACATAACGACAAAAATATTCCCGGCAGCCCTGAACGTGCTGTTTCGCGCTCGGTGATTGAAGACAGTGAGAATCGACTCTGGCTCATGGAGCGTATTGCCGGAACACAGGTTGAAAAACGGACCGCAATTGCCGAAAACCTGCTGACCTTACAGAAATCGGGCATGGATTGGCTGCTGCCTTATCAAGAGACCAAGGACGGACAGGTCATAGCCGAAGTAATGGGCTTCCCGTGGCAGCTCTCGCCATTTTATGATTCGGATGAGCTACCACGTCCGGAATATGTTTTCGATGCCGAGAGAGGCGCAGAGCTGGCGAAATTCATTACCCAGCTGCGTGAACATACCAAGGGCAAAGAAATGAAAGGGAAAGACCAGTCCTTTGCCCTGATCAATTATGCTCGTGAGCTTGCCGAAACGGTTAAAGACCGGGAACCGACAATTTATAAACGGCTGGAGCCGATCTGCGCCCGTTTATTCCCCAAGATGGAGGATTTCCCGAAACTGCCCAAGGCATTCTGCCACGGAGATTTCCACCCCCTGAATGTACTCTGGAAAGGCAAAACAATCGGTGCGGTAATTGATTGGGAATTCTCCGGTATGCGCCCTGAAATCTATGACGTTGCGAACATGATCGGCTGCGTGGCCTTTGAAAATCCCGGTGCACTGAGTGAAGGCCTGATCCCGGCCTTCATGGACGGTCTCTACGACAATACCGACATCAGCGACGACAGCTACGAATCACTGCCCGCCTACATCCCTTCCTTACGCTTTGCATGGCTTTCCGAATGGCTGCGTAAGAAGGATAGTGAAATGATTGAGATGGAACTTGAATTTATGGAACTGCTGCTGGCTGTTATGGGATAA
- the amrA gene encoding AmmeMemoRadiSam system protein A yields the protein MSDNFSFALTQEEKKYLKALVRKSILCRLNKQEEPIPEPVTEHLSENYGAFVTLNKNGHLRGCIGNVQGTGPLYKTIWKMARAAAFEDPRFPPLNESEFKEIEIEISILSPIDVCEDPEQVIIGRHGLIMQRGMQSGLLLPQVAVDWKWNREEFLAQTCHKAGMEADAWKDPETNIFWFEAEVF from the coding sequence ATGTCAGATAATTTCAGCTTCGCCCTTACGCAGGAAGAAAAGAAGTACCTCAAAGCTCTGGTCCGCAAATCTATCCTCTGCCGACTTAACAAGCAGGAGGAGCCGATACCAGAGCCTGTAACCGAGCATCTGAGCGAAAATTACGGTGCTTTCGTTACCCTGAACAAGAACGGACATCTGCGCGGCTGTATCGGTAACGTGCAGGGAACCGGACCGCTCTACAAAACCATCTGGAAAATGGCCCGAGCTGCCGCCTTTGAAGATCCGCGTTTTCCGCCGCTGAATGAATCTGAATTCAAAGAAATCGAAATCGAGATTTCAATCCTCAGCCCCATTGATGTCTGCGAAGACCCCGAACAGGTCATTATTGGCAGGCATGGTTTGATCATGCAGCGCGGCATGCAGTCCGGGCTGCTGCTCCCGCAAGTAGCAGTGGACTGGAAATGGAACCGCGAAGAATTCCTCGCCCAGACCTGCCACAAAGCAGGCATGGAAGCGGATGCATGGAAAGACCCGGAGACCAATATTTTCTGGTTCGAGGCTGAAGTATTTTAG
- a CDS encoding cysteine-rich small domain-containing protein, giving the protein MENSHRFFRNIDCRYFPCHQVSDETSFNCLFCFCPLYLVEDCGGRFKMTAKGIKDCTDCKIPHRPEGYDYIIKKLKEANER; this is encoded by the coding sequence ATGGAAAACAGCCACCGTTTTTTTAGAAATATAGATTGCCGCTACTTCCCCTGCCATCAGGTCAGCGATGAGACATCTTTCAACTGTCTGTTCTGTTTCTGCCCGCTCTACCTCGTGGAGGATTGCGGAGGACGCTTTAAAATGACCGCAAAAGGCATCAAGGATTGCACGGACTGCAAGATTCCGCATCGGCCCGAAGGTTACGATTACATTATCAAAAAATTAAAAGAAGCTAACGAGCGCTAA
- a CDS encoding SpoIIE family protein phosphatase, whose translation MSIRIKLFALLLTFSLIPLLVLSVISRQGIQELGQIQSDNLRADMIKILTDEMHQSAKDSAKLVQQQAVSLEFALKAIGAEAEDVLNDPVGKPPKVYFSEDFNTEGQQPADFGPSPQYFVVSEVGQKTPSSISLEEPVFFYPGGKKQLKNKKDLARLCLLKPDLKTFFNQAGTALHRVYITLNSGLHMAYPGHGNYPANFDPRDRSWFTKAVEHGVIVWDKFIDASTGQQVYTLSKPIRNRRGKTIGVVAIDIQLVELLRKEDLKSQWSSAIQAFVVGPVKTQDGVGLRIWAEAGHKETNMSWMTGLPNEVRYLQSSAKDSLNGLINSIAKGESGVMRMPYNGIESVWAFAPFRGEGSYVLITPERVITRVPDRAANQALNLSKNLYVAVGAASFLTLITVGLVAFIGSRKVIKPLLVMTDAAEKISEGDFSVHVDVKTGDERETLANAFNHMIPKLQDHLRISKSMELAQEVHTSLLPQEPPQASGLDISGTSISCDETGGDYFDFYTPPANGGTGILLGDVTGHGVSAALLMTTGRAHLKHASGHREPLENRIAEVNKLLCSDIGDTGRFMTLFCLEISPDNSAATYVRAGHDPATIYNPANGEKRDLMGSPMLALGIFDEAEYNEFDVELNEGEIIFIGTDGIWEARNTKDEMFGRERLDRIIFENAKRSAAEIQQEIIAEVYKFQDGMEQEDDITLVIIKVNEFNKAN comes from the coding sequence ATGAGCATACGAATTAAACTATTTGCACTGCTGCTTACATTCAGCCTTATCCCCCTGTTGGTGCTTTCCGTTATCAGCCGGCAGGGGATTCAGGAACTTGGTCAGATCCAGTCCGACAACCTGCGGGCGGACATGATCAAAATCCTGACGGATGAAATGCATCAATCCGCAAAGGATTCTGCCAAGCTGGTCCAGCAACAGGCCGTATCTCTCGAATTCGCGCTAAAAGCCATCGGTGCTGAAGCCGAAGATGTGCTCAATGATCCGGTCGGAAAACCGCCCAAGGTTTATTTTTCCGAAGACTTCAACACAGAAGGACAGCAGCCTGCCGACTTCGGACCATCTCCACAGTATTTCGTAGTCAGTGAAGTAGGACAGAAAACTCCCTCCTCAATCAGTCTGGAAGAACCTGTTTTCTTCTATCCGGGAGGCAAGAAACAACTGAAAAACAAAAAAGACCTTGCCCGTCTGTGCCTGCTGAAGCCCGATTTAAAAACATTTTTTAATCAAGCCGGAACAGCGCTGCATCGAGTATACATCACTCTAAACTCCGGCCTGCATATGGCCTATCCCGGTCATGGCAACTATCCCGCCAACTTTGATCCGCGTGATAGGTCATGGTTCACCAAGGCTGTGGAGCATGGAGTAATTGTCTGGGATAAATTTATTGATGCCAGCACCGGACAGCAGGTCTACACGTTATCCAAACCCATCCGAAACCGAAGAGGAAAAACCATCGGCGTTGTTGCCATCGACATCCAACTGGTGGAGCTTCTGCGTAAGGAAGACCTGAAATCCCAATGGTCCAGTGCAATTCAGGCCTTTGTGGTCGGTCCGGTAAAGACTCAGGATGGAGTTGGGCTGCGCATCTGGGCCGAGGCCGGACACAAAGAAACCAACATGTCGTGGATGACCGGACTGCCGAATGAAGTCCGCTATCTGCAATCATCTGCAAAGGACTCACTGAACGGACTGATCAACTCCATTGCCAAAGGTGAATCAGGCGTTATGCGCATGCCATACAACGGAATTGAATCGGTCTGGGCTTTCGCCCCTTTCCGTGGCGAGGGCAGCTACGTGCTGATCACTCCGGAACGGGTCATCACCAGAGTTCCGGACAGGGCCGCAAATCAGGCTTTGAATTTAAGCAAAAATTTGTATGTAGCAGTTGGGGCGGCATCTTTCCTCACTCTGATCACCGTAGGACTGGTTGCTTTTATCGGCAGCCGCAAGGTCATTAAACCGCTACTGGTAATGACTGATGCAGCAGAGAAAATCTCCGAAGGAGACTTCTCGGTACATGTTGATGTCAAAACCGGAGATGAACGGGAAACCCTCGCCAATGCATTCAATCACATGATCCCCAAGTTGCAGGACCATCTGCGGATCAGCAAATCAATGGAACTGGCGCAGGAAGTGCACACCAGCCTGCTTCCGCAGGAACCGCCGCAGGCCAGCGGTCTTGATATATCCGGGACCAGTATTTCATGCGATGAAACCGGCGGCGATTATTTCGATTTCTACACCCCTCCCGCAAACGGAGGAACCGGAATCCTGCTCGGCGATGTTACAGGGCACGGCGTATCAGCGGCCCTGCTCATGACCACAGGACGAGCACATCTGAAACATGCATCCGGACACCGGGAACCGTTGGAAAATCGTATCGCGGAAGTCAACAAACTGCTTTGCTCCGACATCGGAGATACCGGACGTTTCATGACCTTGTTCTGCCTCGAAATCTCCCCGGACAATTCAGCAGCAACATATGTTCGTGCCGGACATGACCCTGCAACCATCTACAATCCTGCCAATGGTGAAAAACGTGACCTCATGGGTTCACCAATGTTGGCACTCGGCATATTTGATGAAGCCGAATACAACGAATTCGATGTAGAGTTAAACGAAGGGGAAATTATCTTCATCGGCACCGACGGCATCTGGGAAGCGCGCAATACCAAGGATGAAATGTTCGGGCGCGAGCGCCTCGACCGGATCATCTTCGAAAATGCCAAGCGCAGTGCCGCTGAAATCCAGCAGGAGATCATTGCCGAAGTCTACAAATTCCAAGACGGCATGGAGCAGGAAGATGACATCACGCTGGTAATCATCAAAGTTAACGAATTCAACAAGGCCAATTAA
- a CDS encoding DUF4389 domain-containing protein, whose product MNNTAHDRIAIGKRFLRTIVCIIAFELVRILAYAIIFVQYLFLLITGNHLAPLREFADRLSKYAFSLLKYATLNSNVRPFPFSDFPAESKQKQSSSDIDFS is encoded by the coding sequence ATGAACAACACTGCGCATGATCGCATAGCTATAGGAAAAAGATTCTTACGAACCATTGTCTGCATCATTGCTTTTGAACTGGTCCGGATATTGGCTTATGCAATAATTTTCGTGCAATACCTCTTCCTGCTCATCACAGGCAACCACCTTGCTCCGCTGCGTGAGTTCGCCGACAGGCTGAGCAAATACGCTTTTTCACTACTTAAATATGCTACTTTGAACAGCAATGTAAGGCCATTTCCCTTTTCTGATTTCCCTGCTGAATCCAAGCAAAAACAGTCTTCTTCAGACATAGACTTTTCATAA